The nucleotide window CCGACAACGTTCCACAGCTCATCGAGAGAAACTGTCGTAAGGAAGCGCGCGGCCTGTGACACGCCAGGCGCCTCCAATAGCATCAACGGAGGATTGGAGGGGTCGGCGTCAGTGCTGTGGGGCACGGGGCGGCCGCCGTAGATCGGCAGTGCCCACGGCTCGTCGGCGTCGGCATAGAGGGCATCGGCTGCGGCATACAGGTCGTTGACGGCGTCCCAGCCCTTGTTGATCGAGTGGGAGATGCCCGCTGCGTACTCGTCGATGTCGTTTTCCCAGGCCTCGGACATGAACGCAGCAAGCCAGGTGTGGTCGTCCCGGATCTCGGACTCAGCCACGGCACGGAAGTGCAGGTAGATGCTCACGACGACGAATCCCTCAGCTCAACGACCCACCTGTCAGGCCGAA belongs to Streptomyces finlayi and includes:
- a CDS encoding DUF1877 family protein encodes the protein MSIYLHFRAVAESEIRDDHTWLAAFMSEAWENDIDEYAAGISHSINKGWDAVNDLYAAADALYADADEPWALPIYGGRPVPHSTDADPSNPPLMLLEAPGVSQAARFLTTVSLDELWNVVGAGFSPLGWTRQEYLEHHRDLREFYGQAASAGHAVVKAVWA